The Flammeovirga yaeyamensis genome segment GAATCGCATTCGCCCCAATATTAGACTTCTAATACATTGATAATCAATAAATAAAAGGAAACACCACTTTCCTATCCTTCGGAAAATCATCAAACTTTTTGATATACCACTCGTAATGATCTCTTGCTCTTGGTAACAAATTAGCGAGGGTCCATATCAAGAAACTAAGTGATGCATAGTTAGGTACAATGAGAAAAAAGCCGGTCCATTCTATAATTTCTCCAAATAGGTTGGGAGAAGCTACTTTATCAAATAAAAATCCTTTAGGAATAACGTAATGACTCTCTCCTGGCTTTCTTAATGACAGAAGTATATTATCAGATTTTATATTGATGTACATTCCCAAGATAAAGAGGACTACCCCTACCCAAATCCACCAATCGGTCATCACATTTGTTTCATGGAATGATAAAAATATCCCGTTCAAAGATCCATTGATAATGTTAAAGAAAACAGCGGACGACATGATAATGACGGGCATTTTCTTTTTATTATTTTGCATTCTAAATGGAAAAACACATGCTCTATTATAATAGTGAATGCTCCAAAGAAACATTGCGATATAAGACCAAGAATTAAATATAGGTGTATGATTGCTTCCCCATAAAAAACCAATCCATAAAAATACAGGAGATATTATTTCCATAATAAACCACCCCCAACTATTGGAAATCAAAGGGCCCCAATCTGATCTAGTGTGTCGACCAAAAGGAGCGGTTACTCTACCAAAAAATAAGCATAGAAATGTAATGATTCCTAAAATAATCCATCCATAAGAAATAAAGAAAAAGGTATCGAATGAGGAGAGGGTGTTTAAAAAAATCATGAATATAACTTTGCTTTTAATGTTTGTTATCATGTAAATGTAATAAATATTGAATATACTTATATTGCATTCAGAAGATCACAAAAACTAAATGCATTCGTGAGAACTATGTTCTTACTTAGCTATAATTCGAATTAAAAATAGTAGTCTTGATACAAGAAATCATTACGAAAGATCAGTTCGAGGAGATGTTTAGAGCACAATATCCTAAGCTTTGTGCCTATGCAAATACGTTCCTTAAAGACATGCAAGCATCAGAAGATGTGGTTCATGATGTATTAATTAAGCTTTGGGAACAAAGAGAACAAATTGATATTGACCTCTCTTTAGATGCTTATCTTTTTCGAGCTGTAAGAAATAAATGTCTGAATGTTATTAGACACTCTGAAGTGAAAGAGAATTATAAAGTTCAAATGGAACATAATTCCTCTTCACAACATGTAGAAGAAGACCTTGAAGCTTCAGAATTGGATACTAAAATCCAATCAGCAATACAAAGCATGCCTGATAAAAGGAAGAATATCTTTTTATTAAGCAGGTTTGAAGGGCTCAAGTATTCTGAAATTGCCGATCAATTAAATATTAGTGTGAAGACGGTTGAAAACCAAATGTCGTCCGCTTTAAAGTATTTAAAATCAGAACTTTCCTCATTTATATCTATAATTATCGCATTTTTCATCATTTTTTTTGATTAAAGAATAGGGGGAAAAGAATAATGAGGTGTCATAAAAGTAACTATGGAAGAGAACCAAAAAATAGAAGATATATTAATCGCTAAACACTTGGCAGGTGATATTTCCTTTGAGGAGGAATTACAGCTGGATGCTTGGGTGAAGAAAAGCGAAGAAAACCAACTTCATTTCGAAGGAATGAAAGCGGTTTGGGAAGCAACACAGCCCGGAAAAGTTTCGGCAGCTGTTGATGTGGACAAAGCTTGGAATAAGTTTTCTGAGGAAATTGAGACTAAAAAGGGGAAAACAATTCAGTTTACTCCTTGGCAAATGGTATCGGCGGCTGTTGCTGCAATGCTTGTTATATTTTTCGGAGTACGCTTTTTCCAACAATCCAATACAACGGTTGTGGATGATGTACAACGTTTCGCCACAACTACCTCTACCCTATTGGATACTTTAAATGATGGATCTGTCATCACTTTAAATCAGGAAAGTGCATTGGCCGTACAATCTTTTGATGGTAACTCCAGAGAAATGACTTTGGATGGAGAAGCTTATTTTGAAGTGGCTCACAACGAAGATCAACCATTTATTGTTCATACTAAGTATGGAGACGTTACTGTTTTGGGAACTAAATTCAACGTAAATACTTTAGACAACAAAGTAACAGTTACAGTAACCGATGGACTAGTAAAACTAACCGCTCCAAACAAAAAGTATGTTTTACTTCCAAAAGGGAAACAAGGTATTTACGCTTCAGGACAAGCCGTTCCTCTCAAAAATGAAGTGAATGTAGTCAATGAAATGTTCTGGAAACATCAAAAATTAGAATTTAAAAACGCAGAATTTCAAGAGGTCGTAAAATCAATTGAAAAAGCTTATGATGTGAAAATTGAGGTGAATAACGAAAACCTTTACCATAAAGAAGTTACAAGTTCATTTGACCATGAATCCATAGAGGGTGTTTTACAAGTAATGGAAGCAACCTTAAACTTGAGAGTACAGAAAACAGCAGACAAACAATATTTAATTGATTAATGAAAAACAAGATATTTAGACTATTAACTTTCTTTATTTTCATTTCTACTTCAATAATTGCTGCAGATACTGAAAGTTTATTAAATAGAGTCATAAGCATAAACATAAGAAATGAACCAATAGAGGATGCACTTGAAATTATCAGTGATAAAGGAGGTTTTTTGTTTTCTTACAACTCTTCTATCATCGATAAAAATCAATTGATCTCTAAAAGGATTCAGAACAAAACTATTGAGAATATTCTTTATGATATACTTGGAGATTCCTATGAGTTTAGACAAGTAGGAAATTCTCATATCATCATAAGGGAAGCATTTACACTAACAATTCGCCCTATGGAGGATCGAAAGCGATTAACTCCTGCGGAACAAGAAAGACTTAAAGAAGACATTCCTCTTATAGGTAAAGTACTTGATGAAAAAACAGGTAAAGGAATCGAAAATGTAGTCGTATACGATAGTAGAAGAAAACTACTTACCTTAACTGATTCCACTGGTTATTATCGCTTAGATATTCCTGTCGAACAACTAAATGAAGGGGTCTTTTTTAGAGGTCGTGGGTATTACGATACCATGGTACAATTTGACCCTGACAAAGAAGCCAAGTTTATAAAATACAATGTTAACCTTACTCCTTATCTAGACCAACCTGGCCCTATTGATAAGGATTTTACGCTTACTGCAACAAACCCTCATACTTTAGGTTTAGTTCAGAAATTAGTTCCGACTAAAGTCGATGTTATTTCCAATAATATCGAGCAAGTGGAAACTAGGGTATTTCAATTTACCTTCGTTCCATTTTTAAGCAATACCAATTTCTTAGGTGGTTCTTACGAAAACCGTTTATCAATAAATACATTTGTAGGCTATTCTGCAGGTGTAAAAGGACTTGAAATCGGCGGTTTTGTGAACATCAATCGATTCAATATGAGAGGTATGCAAGTCGGTGGCTTGGTCAATATTGTAGGGGGTAATGTCAACGGTTTTCAAGTAGGCGGTATCTCTAACTATAACCTAGGTAAAGTAAACGGTGTAAACTTTGGTGGTATTCTGAATGTTGCAAAAGACACTGTATTAGGTATACACGTAGGTGGTATTGCCGATTTAACCTTAAAGAAAACAACCGGAATCCAAATTGGAGGTATTGTATCCACCTCTGTCGAGGAAACTAATGGTATTCAAATTGGCGGTATATATTCTTATGCTGAAAAATTCAATGGTATTCAAATAGGTGGTATTACCAACACAACAATAAAAAATTCGAACGGCATGCAGATGTCGGGTATCTACAACTATGGACAAAAACTAAGAGGAATGCAGGTTGCTGGTATTTCAAATACAGTAACTGATACCATTAGTGGTGTTCAATTAGCCGGAATTTACAATTACGCCAAGAATATGAATGGTGTACAAATTGGTTTGGTCAACTCTGCAAAACGAGGAAAGAACGCTTTCCCTATTGGACTTTTTGCGTGGTATGACGATGGGTATCACTCTGCCGGTATAGAAGTAGACGAAACCACTTGGGCCAATTTCTATTTCCGTTCAGGATCAAGAAAGCTGTATAATTACTTTCAAGTGAAATACAACTTTGGAAACGAATACCACCCTGAAGGTATAGGTGTAGGTTATGGCTTTGGTACATTCCTTATGAAAAGATTAAACTTCGAAGCGGGTGCCGTATTTAGCATGACTACAGATTATGATGATTGGACTTCCTTCTATGTAAATACTAAAATTAGATACGTTCAACCTATCGGAAAACACTTCAATATTTTAGTTGGCCCTACAGTAAATTGGAGTCCAGAAATAGATGGAAGAAGAATGACTGTGCCTCCTCACCTTTGGAAAAATGAATTCGAAAGCGGGCCGTTGTGGATATCGGCGAACTTTGGATTGCAGTTTACGTGGTAGGCAAAGTCTGGTGAGGAATATGGTATTCTGATAAAATATTAATACCCTAGGGTTTCTACTCTGGGGTTGTTTTTTTTAAAGTAAGAGGGAATAAGTAATAACTAATAAAGAAAGCTGGCGCAAATGTTAAGCGAAGCGACATTTGTGCCTAATAACGTTAGAGGTCTCCTGATCTCGGTTTTAATTAAGAGTTAGGAATTAGCAGTTAGGAGCTAGGAATTAGGAGTTGCTGAATTTACGCTCCCTCTACATTACGTGAGCACAAGTTTGGAAACATACTCTAGTCATCAAAAAAATCTTATTTAAACCCATACTATCCTTCACGAACCACTAACATTTCACGTTTTTCATTTTTAACTTTTCATTTTTAATTTTAAAAATCGCTATTCACTTTTACCCCTATCTCAACATTTCACATCTCTCATTTTTAACTTTTCATTTTTTCTTAAAAAAATCTGACTTTAAAATAGGGGTAAACCTCTTCCAAAGGGTCATGTTATTGAAAGCACGATAAAAATCCACTTTTAATAAGTTATTTGATGAAAAATAAAAGAAAAAATACCACTTATAGATATCAATCATTATTTGAAATTGCTCAAAAGAATTTCACTAAAGTAGAGAAAGAAGAGTTTCAAAAAACGTATCAATCTATTCTAAAACAAATCGAAATCTGTTCATAACATCTAATTATAAATTGACAAACTAATGAAAAAGCTATATACATACCTATCCATTTTCACGATATTCTTCCTTTCAAGTTGTGGAGTAGTCACTAAAAAAGCTGAGGGACCTATTATTGAAAAACAATTATTCTTAGATGCATTCGAAAGCATTAATGTAAAAGGGTCTATGAATGTTTTTGTGACCTACGGTGAAGAAGTGGAAGTTAGAGTCACAGGAGAAGAAGAAGCAGTAAATTCTTTAAATACTTCTGTATCAGGTAAAAATTGGGATATTCAATTTGGAAGACTTTTTAGTGATCACTCAGTAAAAGTATATATCACCTCTCCATTTTTAAAGAAAGCTTCAATTAGCAGTTCAGGAGATCTTGATATTGATAGAGTGGTCCAACCTTATTTTACAGTTAATTCATCTTCTAGTGGACAAATAAGAATTCAAGATGTTTCAGATGTTTCCGAAGAGTTGAGTGTTAAGACTACTTCGTCTGGAAATATTGAAATCGAAAATGTTACTGCAGAAAAAGTAAATGCAGAGATTAGTAGCAGTGGCAGTATCACATTATATGGTAAGTCACAGCAACTAACGGGTGCACTTTCATCTTCAGGAAGACTAAAAGCTGAAAACCTTGAGGTGGATCATGGTAAATTTACGATCTCATCTTCAGGAAGTGTATATACACATACCAATAAAACTTTAATTGGTCGATTATCATCAAGTGGTAGTTTGTATTACAGAGGTAACCCAAGTTTTGATGTAAACACATCCTCATCGGGAAGTTTGAAAAAAATGGATTAGAAAATAATTCTTTAAAATTGAAGTTATCAACATAGTTTATTCACATATGTTGATAACTTCAATTCATATTACAACAAATGTGAATAACTTATTTGATTTTATACTGTTCCACCATCGACTTAGGAGAAACACCATAAAAGTTTTTAAACGCATCCGAGAATTTTGATAAGCCTTTATAGCCTAAATTTTGTGACACTTCGGTGACAGTCAGCCCTTTCTCTACCAAAAGCTCTCTCGCATTCTGCATTCTCATTTTATTATAAAACTGATATACAGGAACCCCAAATTCGGTTTTAAAATCACGAATCAATTTAGAGCGGCTTAAACCAAACTCCTTGCAGATATCTTCTAATGTAGGAGGATTTGATAAATCACTACAAATATATTCCTTCACCTCAAACATTCTTTTAGTATCTTGACTAGACAAGTTATTTACGTCTTCGAAGTTACGGTTGGACATATGTTTTAACACTTCTCCCACCAAATCGATTGCATTTCCGTAGATTTTAAAATTACGGAATTGGTATTCTTCAGTTTGACTAAAAATGTCATGAAGGGCTTGAGAAATGGTATAATTCACCGGTTCAAACAATAGCCAAGGTTTATCGGATAATAAAAACTCTTTAAAACCTTTAGGTACCTCTTCTAATAACTCTAATATGAATGATTTTTTAACGACTAAACTTACCCACTCTGATTTAATATTTTTTTCTCCAATGTTAGTCAATGAGTTCATAAAGTTTGTGATCACCACCCCTTGATGACTGTCTTTCCCAAATAAAGAAATTGTCTCTTCGTTTTTAAACATATGATGTACCGCCCCGCTTTTGTGGATCACAAAGAATATATAATTTTTCTGTACATCACTGGGTATATGTTCAACACTTACTTTTTCGTTTAAATTACACCTTTGAACGACCAATCTTAATTGATCGAAATGTGTAAATCGATGAAAAAGCACATCGCCTACGCGATTATGTATTTTAAGTACTTTTTCGTTATGCAGCAGTTCTCCTCCTGCCTGATTCATTAATTGTTCAAAGAAAGTGTAGTTATCTTTATGGTCTATCGTATAATGATATTTAATATCTTGATCTGTAGACATAGAGTATTATCAGGGTATGTATATTTGTATTTTAGGTATGTGTCGTAAAATTAAGAATTTCTACAATGAAAGAAGATAAATTAATAGTATTTGATAAAATCATCCATCGAAAACCTAAGAAAAATCCTAAGACTCCTACCGACAAATTAACAAAGCTATGGCAAGAGGTTGAAAAGAAAAACAGAAGAAATAAACGACTTTATAATGATTTTAAATCACTTTTAAAGGAATATAATCAGTTTGTTAGTACCTCTCATAAGACCTATATAGAACAAATTAAATCTACTTTAGAGCATTTATTTTTTATCAAAAAGACGACCACTCTAAGTAATAAGCAATTCGAGATCTATCAATTAATTACTCAAAATTTAATGATGTCTGCTTTATCTTCTCCTTATGTTTATGAAACTAATGTTCACCGCTTAATCCCGGAATATTATCAATCTATAGAAAGTAATCAACACAGTAGAAGTAAATCTCAATTGATGAAAGAGTTGAAGCAAAGTATACTATATGAATTAAAATTCAGATCAAGATCAATCGACAATATAGAAGATTATATTACTGCTCAGGATTGGGAGTATTTGATAGAAAACCCAGATAAAGTGGATGCATTCTACGAAAAAAAAATCGCCCCGATTCTAATAGAAAAAGAAAAAAACAAGGCCATAAAAAGGCATAAAGAAGAAGAAAAATCAGTAACAAAGCGTACAACTATATATATCGATTCTTTAAATAAAATCTATAAAGCCTTGGCAAAAAAATTGCATCCTGATTTGGTACAAGACGATAATGTAAAACAGGATAGGCATCTTAAGATGTCAGAAATTATTAAAGCAAAAAATAACAACGACCTGTTTACACTCATCGTTTTTTATCAGAAATACGTTGCAGATGCAATAAATATTGGTCAACATGAAATAGAGCATATTTTGGAATCCTTGCAATCTAAATCTGATACTTTAGATCGTGAAAAAGAAGAGTTTCTTCATAGTAAGTTAGAGCAATATGTCTTTTCAAACTATACCGGATTACATGGGAATGGAATTCGAAAACATTCTTTGGCTATGAAAGAGAAGTTTCAGAAATCTACTTATCAACTACGACAACTAAAAGATAAAACTTCTTCCGATCACGAATTGAAGCAATATCTACAGACTTTAATGTAATTTTTTTAATAATAAAATCAGCTTGTCAGTTCCCCTTAAAATTGAACATTTAGCAGAAACAGATGAGTTTCTGCCAATAATAAGTAACATTTAATATGTTTATTGGAATTTTAAACTAACAAAAACAGTTTTCTAAGTACTGTAACTATTATTCTATTCAATTTTAGCTGACAACCTAATTTAGATTAGTGTTGTTTAACGTATGCACAATTCAGAAGTAAAAAAAATATTGATCACCGGTCCTGAATCGACAGGGAAAAGTACGTTGGCTCATCAACTTGCAGAGTGGTACGACACTCTTTGGGTGAATGAATATGCAAGAGATTATCTTGAGCAATTAAACCGGCCATATGTACAAAAAGATTTGGTTGTTATCGCTAAAAAGCAATTTGAGATTCAGAATATCAACTTCGAATTGGCCAATCGATTTTTATTCTGCGATACTGGCTTAGAAGTCATCAAAGTATGGTCGGAATTTAAATATCAACAATGTGATTTTTGGATTCTAGATCATTTAGACCAACAAAAATTTGATGCTGTATTTTTAATGGATGTCGATCTGCCATGGGAATATGATGAATACAGAGAAACACCAAACATAGAAACTAGAAAACAGCTACTAGAAAGCTATAAAGAAGAATTAAAAAATACTTATGGAGTATATCACCTCATCAATGGTAACATGATTGAACGATTTGAGAAGATGAAGGACATTTTGCATAAGCTTTAATAAAAAGGGTTGAATCATATTATTAGTCTTGTATGGACGTTTTACTACAACGTCCAAATACGAGAATAATTTTTGATTCAACCCTTTATACTGTATATAAAAATATAATTACGCTACAGGAGCAGTCGCTTTAAATAAAACGGCCTTATCTGTTGTTGTAATTGTATAATCAGCATCTACTAATAAAAGAACAACTTCTCCTCTCTTAATAATTACAGAAGTATCTCCTTCCGTCACTGTCGCCTCTCCTTCAGAAACAATAATAATCTGAGCTGTTTTCGCTACGCTCTTGTAATCATCACCTGCTGAAATAGCTACTCTACTTAATTCAAAGTCAGGAGCTGGAGATTTGTAGATTCTTTCGAAACCATCTTCTTGAAGTTCACCTTTCATAATATTAGGAATAGTTTCCTCGAAAGTAACGTGCTTCAATAATTCAGGTACATCAATATGTTTTGGTGTTAAACCTCCTCTTAATACGTTATCAGAGTTGGCCATTAATTCCATATTCTGACCTTCCATGTAAGCGTGTGGTAAACCTGCATCTTGGAAGATAGCATCTCCGATATCTGCTCTAACAATATTAAAGAAGTAGATCGAATAGATACCTCTATCTAAATCTGCTCCTTCTGGATTTAAAGCTACTGATTTAGCCGTCCAGTAATCAGGAGAAGATTTTTCAATTTTATTTTCGTTATATAATGGCATCACACGGTCAACCAACGAACGAAGTTTTTCGTTAATAGTTTCCGCAGAATATTCCATTACTGTTTTGTATAAACCATAATAACCTTCGGCATCAAAGATCTCTACTAAGTCGTTAAACTCTGGTACAGTCACTAATGTCTCTCTTAATTCAGCTTTTGGTTTGAAACCGTGTAATAACCAGAATTCACTTAACGCTACCATAATTTCTGGTTTATGGTTATCGTCTTTGTAATTTCTATGAGAGGCTGTTACAGGAATACCTTCAGCATTTTCTCTAGCAAAACCTTTTTCAGCTTCTACTTTTGTAGGGTGTACTTGAATTGAAAGCACATCCTTAACATCAAGAACTTTAAATAAGAAAGGTAAACGACCGAATTTATCGTTAATATATTTACCAATAGTAGCCTCTGGATTAGACTTAATCATTTCATTTAAGAATTGATCATCGCCCACTTTCGCTGGAGCATTATCATGTGCGCCCATCCAATATTCTGCATATGGTTGATCTTCTTTCTCAATACCGATCATTTCAGGAATAAAATTGGCACCGCCCCAAGCATAGTTTTGTACTTTTCCTTTAATAGGAAATAATTTTGTAGTAGACATTATTTTGACTGTTGATTTATTTACAATCACTAGAATTGTTATTGTTCTAGCATATAGTTAAGTAGTAATTCTGAATTTGGTGAAAGTTAATTTTGATAATGAGACGAGATGTCCTTATCGAATTAGTCACTGCATTCGGTTGCAAAAATAATAATAATAACGTATCAAACTATTTAACAAAACCTTATAACTCGGAAATATTCTATCGATTTAAAAAATCCTATAATTTAAATTTCATTTCAAATTCTTGATGCTTTGTTAAGTTCCTCAAAAAATAAGAATGGAATAAAGGATTTAAATTTGTTTTTTGGGATATTGAAAATGTAGTTCGTTTTATAATTTCAAATTGATGAGTAAGTACGCCTTATTTCAGTTTAAAGAGTTTTCTGTGAATCAGGAAAAATGTGCAATGAAAATTGGAACAGACGCCATTCTGTTAGGTGCTTGGGCAACAAGTTCTATGGAAAATCCAAAAGTATTAGATATTGGTTGTGGTTCTGGATTAATCAGTTTGATGTTAGCACAGAGATTTAAAGATGCAGAAGTGACAGGGATAGATATTGATGAGGGAGCCTTCGAACAATCGAAAGAAAACTTTATGAATAGTCCTTGGAGTAATCGACTTGATGCTCAAATAGGTGATTTTAGAACCGCTGCTTTTTCTACTTCTTTTGATTTAATAGTTTCCAATCCACCTTATTTTGAAAATGCATTAAAAGCAGAAACAAAAGAACGTAATCTAGCTAGACACACAGATAGTCTTAGTTTACATCAGTTAATCGAAAAGGTAAGTAAATTACTCTCTAACGATGGAACATTTTGTATGGTCTACCCTATCGAGGCTTTGGATGAAATTATTTCTTTAGCAGAATTACATCAATTAAATATTTCTGATTTAAGAATTGTCCATCATAATGCTCACAAAAAAGCGAAACGTTTATTGATTGCTTTACAGAAAAAAGCCATCAATAATAAAATAGAAGGAAAACCTTTTTATATAAGAGCGAATCACAACAACGATTACTCGGAAGAATATCAAAACCTCACCAAAAGTTTTCATCCTTTCCTATGAAAAAAGATAATAAAAGAATCTTGTATTTCGATTCTACAAGTTTCGATCGAACGTATTCTAAACTTCAAAAAGACCTTGGAGGAGAACTTCTTGAGCGTCAATTTATATTGAATGATCCTGAGATTGGACAGATGTATCTAGAGTATTTTGATATAGGAGCACCTTTTCAATTAAGTATTAATTATTGTCATATAACACAAGATCTATATGTAAAGGATACGAATGAATCCGAAACTACTCAATTGTTTATATTATTCATGAGAAAAAACTCTAGCATAAAAATTAGTGATTATGCTAGTGATGAAATGCATTTAGGGGCTAGAGGTGTAAAATACAATATCATGCTTCGTCAGAATCAGAAGGATGTTTTTATTGACATTGATAAAGATGAAGAAATGTTCTGGATTGGCATGAGGATGGACTTGGACAAAATAGGTCCACTTATCAATATTAATAAGAAAGATTCTGATGAGTTTATAGATTACTTATTAAACCAAAACTATTACGAGGAAAGTAATACTGAACTGGAAAGTATTGTTGAAGAACTGTTTCATGCACAAAAACTGACAATTGGAAGAAATGCTATTATTGGAGGACTAGGTCTACAATTAATGGGTAAACTTCTGATAAAGCTATTTGAACATAAAAAAAAGAAGCTAGAGAATAAGATTTCAGAAGAAACCCTCACAAAATATTTCGAGATTAAAGACTATATCTTGAGCGATTATAACAATATACCTACTACCAAGGATATTGCTTTAAAATTCGGTATTGGAGAGACTAAACTAAAAGAAGATTTTAAAAAAGTATTCGATCAATCTATTTTCTCATTTATAACCAGCCATAGAATGATGGATGCTCACCGTTTATTAAGAAGTACCGATGATTTAATTGGTGACATCTCTAAAGAAGTGGGTTATAGTCATTTATCAAAATTCACAGGTGCTTTCAAAAAATATTATGGGTATACACCTTCAGAATTAAGGGGATCGAAGCGAATTAAACATTTTTAATATCATCCGACAAAATTGGTAAACATTACGACCGAATTAGTAAATCCAAACCAAAACATTGCCGTTTTCAGTATTGTGTTTAGAGCAAAACAATAAAATGCTCACCTAATCATAAAAACAAAACTGAGAATATAATGAAATTTTTACACAACTTATCTGCACTTTTCATCGCTATGGTCGTTTTTGCTTCATGCTCAAACAATAACGACGAAGTAGATGCAACTCCAGAATTTGCAACAATCGACATCACAAACGTAGAAGATGGACAGATGTTCACAATTGGAGAAGAGGCCGTTATCGAAACTACCTTATATATCCCTGAAGGTACAATCGAAACACCTCAATTAGTTTTCACTTATGCTGAAACTAATGAAACTGTAACTGTTGACTTAATTGGTCAAATCCCAGAAATTGCAGGTGAACAAACTGTAAACCTTTCTGCTACTATTACACCA includes the following:
- a CDS encoding DUF1295 domain-containing protein, yielding MIFLNTLSSFDTFFFISYGWIILGIITFLCLFFGRVTAPFGRHTRSDWGPLISNSWGWFIMEIISPVFLWIGFLWGSNHTPIFNSWSYIAMFLWSIHYYNRACVFPFRMQNNKKKMPVIIMSSAVFFNIINGSLNGIFLSFHETNVMTDWWIWVGVVLFILGMYINIKSDNILLSLRKPGESHYVIPKGFLFDKVASPNLFGEIIEWTGFFLIVPNYASLSFLIWTLANLLPRARDHYEWYIKKFDDFPKDRKVVFPFIY
- a CDS encoding RNA polymerase sigma-70 factor; the protein is MIQEIITKDQFEEMFRAQYPKLCAYANTFLKDMQASEDVVHDVLIKLWEQREQIDIDLSLDAYLFRAVRNKCLNVIRHSEVKENYKVQMEHNSSSQHVEEDLEASELDTKIQSAIQSMPDKRKNIFLLSRFEGLKYSEIADQLNISVKTVENQMSSALKYLKSELSSFISIIIAFFIIFFD
- a CDS encoding FecR family protein, whose translation is MEENQKIEDILIAKHLAGDISFEEELQLDAWVKKSEENQLHFEGMKAVWEATQPGKVSAAVDVDKAWNKFSEEIETKKGKTIQFTPWQMVSAAVAAMLVIFFGVRFFQQSNTTVVDDVQRFATTTSTLLDTLNDGSVITLNQESALAVQSFDGNSREMTLDGEAYFEVAHNEDQPFIVHTKYGDVTVLGTKFNVNTLDNKVTVTVTDGLVKLTAPNKKYVLLPKGKQGIYASGQAVPLKNEVNVVNEMFWKHQKLEFKNAEFQEVVKSIEKAYDVKIEVNNENLYHKEVTSSFDHESIEGVLQVMEATLNLRVQKTADKQYLID
- a CDS encoding head GIN domain-containing protein; its protein translation is MKKLYTYLSIFTIFFLSSCGVVTKKAEGPIIEKQLFLDAFESINVKGSMNVFVTYGEEVEVRVTGEEEAVNSLNTSVSGKNWDIQFGRLFSDHSVKVYITSPFLKKASISSSGDLDIDRVVQPYFTVNSSSSGQIRIQDVSDVSEELSVKTTSSGNIEIENVTAEKVNAEISSSGSITLYGKSQQLTGALSSSGRLKAENLEVDHGKFTISSSGSVYTHTNKTLIGRLSSSGSLYYRGNPSFDVNTSSSGSLKKMD
- a CDS encoding helix-turn-helix transcriptional regulator, producing MSTDQDIKYHYTIDHKDNYTFFEQLMNQAGGELLHNEKVLKIHNRVGDVLFHRFTHFDQLRLVVQRCNLNEKVSVEHIPSDVQKNYIFFVIHKSGAVHHMFKNEETISLFGKDSHQGVVITNFMNSLTNIGEKNIKSEWVSLVVKKSFILELLEEVPKGFKEFLLSDKPWLLFEPVNYTISQALHDIFSQTEEYQFRNFKIYGNAIDLVGEVLKHMSNRNFEDVNNLSSQDTKRMFEVKEYICSDLSNPPTLEDICKEFGLSRSKLIRDFKTEFGVPVYQFYNKMRMQNARELLVEKGLTVTEVSQNLGYKGLSKFSDAFKNFYGVSPKSMVEQYKIK
- a CDS encoding AAA family ATPase, which produces MHNSEVKKILITGPESTGKSTLAHQLAEWYDTLWVNEYARDYLEQLNRPYVQKDLVVIAKKQFEIQNINFELANRFLFCDTGLEVIKVWSEFKYQQCDFWILDHLDQQKFDAVFLMDVDLPWEYDEYRETPNIETRKQLLESYKEELKNTYGVYHLINGNMIERFEKMKDILHKL
- the manA gene encoding mannose-6-phosphate isomerase, class I; translation: MSTTKLFPIKGKVQNYAWGGANFIPEMIGIEKEDQPYAEYWMGAHDNAPAKVGDDQFLNEMIKSNPEATIGKYINDKFGRLPFLFKVLDVKDVLSIQVHPTKVEAEKGFARENAEGIPVTASHRNYKDDNHKPEIMVALSEFWLLHGFKPKAELRETLVTVPEFNDLVEIFDAEGYYGLYKTVMEYSAETINEKLRSLVDRVMPLYNENKIEKSSPDYWTAKSVALNPEGADLDRGIYSIYFFNIVRADIGDAIFQDAGLPHAYMEGQNMELMANSDNVLRGGLTPKHIDVPELLKHVTFEETIPNIMKGELQEDGFERIYKSPAPDFELSRVAISAGDDYKSVAKTAQIIIVSEGEATVTEGDTSVIIKRGEVVLLLVDADYTITTTDKAVLFKATAPVA
- a CDS encoding tRNA1(Val) (adenine(37)-N6)-methyltransferase, producing MSKYALFQFKEFSVNQEKCAMKIGTDAILLGAWATSSMENPKVLDIGCGSGLISLMLAQRFKDAEVTGIDIDEGAFEQSKENFMNSPWSNRLDAQIGDFRTAAFSTSFDLIVSNPPYFENALKAETKERNLARHTDSLSLHQLIEKVSKLLSNDGTFCMVYPIEALDEIISLAELHQLNISDLRIVHHNAHKKAKRLLIALQKKAINNKIEGKPFYIRANHNNDYSEEYQNLTKSFHPFL
- a CDS encoding helix-turn-helix transcriptional regulator gives rise to the protein MKKDNKRILYFDSTSFDRTYSKLQKDLGGELLERQFILNDPEIGQMYLEYFDIGAPFQLSINYCHITQDLYVKDTNESETTQLFILFMRKNSSIKISDYASDEMHLGARGVKYNIMLRQNQKDVFIDIDKDEEMFWIGMRMDLDKIGPLININKKDSDEFIDYLLNQNYYEESNTELESIVEELFHAQKLTIGRNAIIGGLGLQLMGKLLIKLFEHKKKKLENKISEETLTKYFEIKDYILSDYNNIPTTKDIALKFGIGETKLKEDFKKVFDQSIFSFITSHRMMDAHRLLRSTDDLIGDISKEVGYSHLSKFTGAFKKYYGYTPSELRGSKRIKHF